Proteins from a single region of Allofrancisella inopinata:
- a CDS encoding SufE family protein: MQNQVIQRQKDLVEELSFFEDWEDKYDYIISLGKQLPPFPEDKKVAQNLVKGCQSQVWFESNIENGKLHLIATSDALIVSGLIGLLLRVYNDSKPSDILQSTTDFIKEIGFGSNLSATRVNGLKSMLDYIYSQAFKHQ; encoded by the coding sequence ATGCAAAATCAAGTTATTCAAAGACAAAAAGATTTAGTTGAAGAATTATCTTTTTTTGAAGACTGGGAAGATAAATACGACTATATAATATCTTTAGGTAAGCAATTACCACCTTTTCCAGAAGACAAAAAAGTAGCACAAAACCTTGTTAAAGGATGCCAGTCACAAGTTTGGTTTGAGAGTAATATAGAAAATGGCAAGTTACACCTCATAGCTACAAGTGATGCTTTGATAGTATCAGGTTTAATAGGGCTGCTCCTTAGGGTTTATAATGATTCAAAACCTAGTGATATATTACAATCAACCACAGACTTTATAAAAGAAATAGGCTTTGGTAGTAATTTGAGCGCTACTAGAGTAAATGGACTAAAGTCTATGCTAGACTATATATATTCACAGGCATTTAAACACCAGTAA
- a CDS encoding uroporphyrinogen-III synthase yields MDILIARPYDDAKQLAELFKSSGLSVGILPSIKIVHKKINFKIENFTDFVFTSKYAVESLFSQYLPSNFMNKSIYSVGATTANHLAHFNLNAKYPKEYNSKELFKLISKQGLSDRKFAIFSGVDGNEYLEKEINKHTTCQKFEIYQRAFESKETLYTKYLRLWGDKQPRFIITTSIDVFKSLNAIFEKIPIPKDSIVTITSTKMLKFVNSQGFSNTLKLEKLSNYCIYVKILQHIEANDYVSREK; encoded by the coding sequence ATGGATATACTGATTGCTCGTCCCTATGATGATGCCAAGCAACTTGCTGAATTATTTAAGTCTAGTGGTTTATCAGTTGGTATATTGCCATCTATAAAAATAGTGCATAAAAAAATAAATTTTAAAATTGAAAATTTCACTGACTTTGTATTTACAAGTAAATATGCGGTAGAAAGCTTATTTAGTCAGTATTTGCCATCTAATTTTATGAATAAGTCTATATATAGTGTTGGTGCTACAACAGCAAATCATCTAGCACACTTTAATCTTAATGCAAAGTATCCAAAAGAATATAATTCTAAAGAGCTGTTTAAACTCATTTCAAAGCAGGGTTTATCTGATAGGAAGTTTGCTATTTTTTCAGGTGTTGATGGTAATGAGTATTTAGAAAAGGAAATAAATAAACACACGACTTGCCAAAAGTTTGAAATTTATCAACGCGCTTTTGAGAGTAAAGAAACTTTATATACTAAATATTTAAGGCTGTGGGGAGACAAACAGCCTAGGTTCATAATAACAACAAGTATAGATGTATTTAAATCTTTAAATGCAATTTTTGAAAAAATACCTATACCGAAAGATAGTATAGTTACCATAACAAGCACAAAAATGTTAAAATTTGTTAATTCACAAGGGTTCAGTAATACGTTAAAACTTGAAAAATTAAGTAATTATTGTATTTATGTAAAAATACTACAACATATAGAGGCTAATGATTATGTCAGTAGAGAAAAGTAA